The Vicinamibacterales bacterium genomic interval CGGGCAGCGGATGCACGAGCACCTGAAAATACGGCACTGCCGTCAGCAGCAGGCGCCCGAGCGGCACCAGCGCCACGAACGCCGCGACCAACGCCACCAGTCCCGCCAGTTCCTTCCAGACCCAGACCTGGTCCGTCCCCGCCGCGCTCGCGCCGAGATCGAAGACCTTCCGGAAAAATTCGATCTGGCTGGCCGTCGCCTCCGGACTGTAGGGCTGGAATGGATGCAGCACCCGCTCGTTGTGCACCACCCGCAGCGTGCGCTGCGCCGCCTCGCCGTAATAACGCCCGATCTCCACCTCCGCCAGCGCCGCTCCGACGGCGCCGAGGCCGGAACGCACCAACCGCAGGGCTTCGGGCGCGCGCCGCATGTCGCCGTTTTTCAGTTCATTGCGATAGGCGCCTTCGTCGTAATAGGCGTAGCTGATGCCGACATTGGAACGTACGCTCCGCAGCGTCCGCTCTGTCAGGGTCAGGACGTAGCCCGAGACAAAGACCGAGTGCAGCTTGCTGGGGCGGCCGGTCTTGTCGGCCTCCCGGCCAAAATAGCCCGCCCCCTGGATGGCGGCGTTGCCCCCCGCGGAGTGGCCGGTCACGCCGATGCGCGACTTGTCGACGTAGTTCAGGATGTCCGTGTTGGCGGCGTAGTCGACGACCGCGAACATGCCGTAACCCTCCTCGGTCGCGGCCCGCGTGCTCAGCGAGGAGCTCGAGCCGCCCTGCGCATAGGGATCGATCGCGATGACCACGATCCCGCGGCGCGCCAGTTC includes:
- a CDS encoding alpha/beta hydrolase; protein product: MGSPPAAPAPRRRLPGLRLLGGCLAIIAIASLLGALIQTSGGKVQVLEIKIPTQNGQWIVADLFRPRSATSAQPAPLVVVVPGFQRSKETQANISLELARRGIVVIAIDPYAQGGSSSSLSTRAATEEGYGMFAVVDYAANTDILNYVDKSRIGVTGHSAGGNAAIQGAGYFGREADKTGRPSKLHSVFVSGYVLTLTERTLRSVRSNVGISYAYYDEGAYRNELKNGDMRRAPEALRLVRSGLGAVGAALAEVEIGRYYGEAAQRTLRVVHNERVLHPFQPYSPEATASQIEFFRKVFDLGASAAGTDQVWVWKELAGLVALVAAFVALVPLGRLLLTAVPYFQVLVHPLP